Proteins encoded within one genomic window of Terriglobales bacterium:
- a CDS encoding YraN family protein has product MPPRLLQLALRVLDAVARLLPWARRAPAHLVTGRRGEEAAYFHLRREGYTIVARNFRSRRRRGEIDLVGWDGDTLCFIEVKTRTTPDVKPPEAAVDREKQRELAAMAREYVRRALPVRAASKLEDCAGESPASTPGQVTGGSSTPGRALRLRSGQAPPARAGDPVLPVSILEKPETRSEKPSSPPPIRFDIVSVYCENQGNPPQITLFKNAFPVT; this is encoded by the coding sequence ATGCCCCCACGCCTGCTCCAACTCGCGCTCCGCGTCCTCGACGCCGTTGCCCGGCTTCTGCCCTGGGCCCGCAGGGCGCCGGCGCACCTTGTTACGGGGAGGCGCGGCGAGGAGGCTGCCTACTTTCACCTGCGGCGTGAGGGATACACAATCGTCGCGCGCAACTTCCGCTCTCGGCGGCGTCGCGGGGAGATTGACCTGGTGGGCTGGGACGGCGACACCCTGTGCTTCATCGAGGTCAAGACCCGCACCACGCCGGATGTGAAGCCGCCCGAGGCGGCCGTGGACCGCGAGAAGCAGCGCGAGCTGGCAGCCATGGCTCGCGAGTATGTTCGCCGTGCATTGCCGGTGCGTGCGGCGTCTAAACTCGAAGATTGCGCGGGCGAGTCGCCCGCCTCCACACCAGGCCAAGTTACGGGCGGGTCCTCCACCCCAGGACGCGCCCTTCGGCTTCGCTCAGGGCAGGCTCCCCCGGCGCGTGCCGGGGACCCCGTGTTGCCCGTGTCCATACTCGAGAAACCAGAAACCAGAAGCGAGAAACCGTCTTCGCCGCCGCCAATCCGCTTCGATATCGTGAGCGTGTACTGCGAAAACCAAGGTAACCCTCCGCAGATCACCCTATTCAAAAACGCCTTCCCGGTGACGTAA